From a region of the Toxotes jaculatrix isolate fToxJac2 chromosome 7, fToxJac2.pri, whole genome shotgun sequence genome:
- the znf608 gene encoding zinc finger protein 608, producing MRMALAERPCIEPAPATKVRGLSQHRSRGGGVAGTTAPIHSKGRRGSLNLINNCRTPPSFFTVEEVKSSNSASTLSSGKRKNKPPADLDLSLVSSDDIKNGNGKRIRAKSRSAPSTPQGKSDPSFMDPGGGCASSPPPPPILIDCPHPNCTKRYKHINGLRYHQTHAHLEAEEQRKPELEPMKDGESEERLSDCEDTISNMTYDLSETNNNTNANSSSKKPAPLYKVTTVGSPKNRRLLLSTDQSPTTNSKTRRTSLLKDGLIDDLSNLPIISNMTVVLENCMVPDRNSTVEMPKLEAEGLIDKKGGACDKGKKANGKVDKLSKSRTNRPIAPAPAPPKLIAIPNATYPTGTADTATSQQPSPMAAVGLTSKNLPLKPIKPKLSIVVEPSLVKATLVSCSKETRKKEKRRLKDKHNKDLPTRTPNGDSSGIKMEDGGSGSKMGVKEISGSLLKEHLSKQDVMNGLTESQESRMASIRAEADKVYTFTDNAPSPSIGSSSRLDASGSCLATADGSSKNNSPAYSDISDAGDDGGSSECRSDGLRSKSGSSASSEVSSNSNHGSSGKTPPTASAPPSKDPQSPYYHSYEPYYLQGYIQSDRQNSSSVAFHKSSAHDGKGKDRKEEMKEDDKGSSHEFADSKKGDGPPQSQLQLAMSQTQTALAQSLYYGQYSRGLYMDQKLLLASKCCDQTPSSKQRGERGQGLRDSEDVKHMVGGSASGPMLGKGPEGTKSCCPKPVLSYVEMSERGERGQSLGLKAVHGGMVDQHQVSMKDCDDIKSPSSSSSSSLHNPNSQTDLDSNVSFSSPSDGPAWAHRLAHSKYSELQSQHGEEAEEGEADRGKEWGTTMEPAGAKMISGGGGGGGERGAGVGGDTKKSRVHGSHDLPPAIDTEDSDRLEGLDDQGQEPIGGLSEESQSARAAVSPPMTPQQPYIQYQHSSYPPYLAMCESGGGSYRGVSPTLVHNYPGFHYPLYGKTAGREESDVTPPGRGGVVTSKQSSDSSSSSAMELLQQQSHQYHGKSPAPGEKGSPEGERETDRERNHVSFARHLHTHHHTHLGMSYNLMSGQYDIYQGLSSRSLVSSQQVSGHSSAEGEGKK from the exons ATGCGAATGGCCTTGGCCGAGCGGCCCTGCATTGAGCCGGCCCCCGCCACCAAAGTCAGGGGTCTGTCACAGCACAGGAGCCGTGGAGGTGGTGTGGCTGGAACCACTGCACCCATCCACAGCAAGGGACGGAGAGGCAGCCTGAACCTCATCAACAACTGCCGGactcctccttctttcttcactgtggaggaggtgaaATCTTCCAACAGCGCCTCCACCCTCTCGTCTGGGAAGCGAAAGAACAAACCTCCAGCTGACTTGGACCTCAGCCTGGTCTCTTCTGATGacattaaaaatggaaatgggAAGCGGATTCGCGCCAAATCCCGCAGCGCACCGTCCACGCCGCAGGGCAAATCTGACCCTTCATTCATGGATCCAGGAGGAGGTTGTGCCTCCTCACCACCTCCCCCACCCATTCTCATTGACTGCCCCCACCCCAACTGCACTAAACGCTACAAGCACATCAACGGACTGCGCTACCAccagacacatgcacacctggaggctgaagagcagaggaagcCTGAGCTGGAGCCCATGAAGGATGGGGAGAGTGAGGAACGACTATCGGACTGTGAGGACACCATCAGCAACATGACATATGACCtctcagaaacaaacaacaacactaaTGCCAACAGTTCCTCTAAGAAACCTGCTCCTCTATACAAGGTGACCACAGTAGGGTCTCCTAAGAACAGACGGCTACTCCTCAGTACTGACCAGAGCCCCACAACCAACTCCAAAACCAGAAGAACCTCACTGCTCAAAGACGGGCTGATCGATGACCTCAGTAACTTGCCCATCATCTCCAACATGACCGTGGTTCTGGAGAACTGCATGGTCCCAGACAGGAACTCCACGGTAGAGATGCCCAAACTGGAAGCCGAAGGTTTGATCGACAAGAAGGGAGGTGCATGCGACAAGGGCAAGAAGGCCAACGGGAAGGTAGACAAGCTGTCCAAGTCGCGGACCAACCGGCCAATTGCTCCAGCCCCTGCTCCTCCCAAGCTAATTGCCATACCCAACGCAACATATCCCACTGGTACAGCAGATACTGCCACCTCACAGCAGCCCTCTCCCATGGCGGCCGTAGGCCTCACAAGTAAAAACCTTCCTCTGAAACCCATCAAACCAAAGCTGAGCATCGTTGTGGAGCCGAGCCTTGTCAAAGCCACCCTGGTTTCCTGCAGCAAAGAGaccaggaaaaaagagaaacggAGGCTGAAAGACAAGCATAACAAAGATTTGCCAACCAGGACACCTAATGGAGACAGCAGCGGAATCAAAATGGAAGATGGTGGTAGTGGATCTAAAATGGGTGTCAAGGAAATTTCTGGAAGCCTTCTGAAGGAGCACCTCAGTAAGCAGGATGTAATGAATGGACTCACTGAGAGCCAGGAGAGCAGGATGGCCAGCATCCGCGCAGAGGCTGACAAGGTCTACACCTTCACCGACAATGCCCCCAGTCCCTCCATTGGAAGTTCATCGCGGCTTGACGCAAGTGGTAGTTGCCTGGCAACAGCAGACGGCAGCAGCAAGAACAACAGCCCCGCCTACTCTGACATCTCAGATGCCGGGGACGATGGGGGATCTTCCGAATGTCGCTCAGATGGGCTCAGATCCAAGTCTggctcctctgcctcctccgaGGTGAGCTCTAACAGTAACCATGGTAGCTCTGGTAAAACCCCACCCACTGCATCTGCTCCGCCATCAAAAGATCCCCAGTCGCCGTACTACCACAGCTACGAGCCCTACTACCTGCAGGGGTACATCCAGTCGGACaggcagaacagcagcagcgtTGCTTTCCACAAAAGCTCTGCCCATGACGGcaaagggaaagacagaaaagaagaaatgaaggagGATGACAAAGGCTCCTCCCACGAGTTCGCAGACTCTAAGAAAGGCGACGGGCCGCCTCAGTCTCAGCTTCAGCTGGCCATGAGTCAGACGCAGACCGCCTTGGCCCAGTCCCTGTACTATGGCCAGTACTCCAGAGGACTTTACATGGACCAGAAACTGTTACTGGCCTCCAAATGCTGTGACCAGACACCCAGTTCCAAGCAGAGGGGTGAGAGGGGACAGGGgttgagagacagtgaggaTGTTAAACATATGGTTGGGGGTTCAGCCAGCGGGCCCATGCTAGGTAAAGGTCCAGAAGGCACCAAAAGTTGCTGTCCCAAACCCGTCCTGTCCTACGTGGAgatgagtgagagaggagaaaggggacAGAGTCTGGGCttgaaggctgtgcacggtggCATGGTGGACCAGCACCAGGTCTCGATGAAAGACTGTGATGACATCAagtctccttcctcttcctcttcttcatcactCCACAACCCAAACAGTCAGACAGATCTGGACTCAAATGTTTCCTTTTCCAGT CCCTCAGACGGCCCCGCCTGGGCTCACCGCCTCGCTCACAGCAAATACTCAGAGCTACAGAGTCAACACGGAGAGGAGGCCGAGGAGGGTGAAGCAGACAGGGGAAAAGAATGGGGAACTACCATGGAGCCTGCCGGGGCCAAGATGatctcaggaggaggaggaggtggaggagagaggggagcagGCGTGGGCGGAGATACTAAAAAATCCAGGGTTCATGGGTCCCACGATCTGCCACCTGCCATCGACACAGAGGACTCAGACCGGCTGGAGGGGCTGGACGATCAAGGCCAGGAGCCAATAGGAGGGCTGTCTGAGGAGTCCCAGAGTGCCCGGGCAGCAGTGTCTCCTCCCATGACCCCCCAGCAGCCCTACATCCAGTACCAGCACTCCTCCTACCCGCCCTACCTGGCAATGTGTGAGAGCGGAGGGGGCTCCTACAGAGGGGTGTCCCCAACCCTGGTCCACAATTACCCAG GTTTCCACTATCCTCTGTACGGTAAGACAGCGGGCAGGGAGGAGTCGGACGTGACTCCACCCGGCAGAGGAGGAGTGGTGACCAGCAAGCAGAGCAGCGACTCGTCCTCGTCCTCAGCcatggagctgctgcagcagcagagccatcAGTACCACGGAAAGTCACCTGCT cCTGGTGAGAAGGGTTcccctgagggagagagagagacggacagagagaggaacCACGTGTCGTTCGCCcgacacctgcacacacaccatcacacacacctgGGTATGAGCTACAACCTGATGTCAGGACAGTACGACATCTACCAAG GGTTGAGCTCCCGGTCGCTGGTCTCCAGTCAGCAGGTGTCAGGACACTCCTCTGCTG AGGGCGAAGGGAAGAAGTAG